The genomic stretch AATGAATTTGAAACCGATGTTGGTGGTATTAGGCAAGCGATTTTTAGGATCGCCGTTTACTTCACAGTCGGCAATGGTTGAGAGGAGAACCTTTTCTAAGCGATCACGCAATTTCTTTTCATGCTGTACCGCATTTGGCAGATGGATTAACTCCAATTCCGCAGCTTTACCGAGGGCAACGATACCAGCGACGTTCTCAGTTCCTGCTCTGCGCCCGCGTTCCTGATGTCCGCCAAGAATGAAGGGGCGGAAGCGGTAGCCACGACGGACATATAATGCGCCAACGCCCTTGGGTGCGTGCAATTTATGTCCAGAGAGGGTCAGCAAATCAATCGTACTATTTTTCAGGTTGAGAGGGATTTTGCCAACCGCTTGCACCGCATCAACATGGAAGGTTGCACCATATTCCTTTGCCAAAGAGCCAATTTGCTCAATCGGGAAGATTGTGCCTGTCTCATTGTTGGCATACATCGTGGTTACCAGCGCTGTATTACCAGTGAGAGCCGCCTCCAACTCTGATAAATCAATCAGCCCTTTACGATCGACCGAAAGATAAGTGACGGTATAACCTTGCTTCTCTAACTGTTTGCAAACATTCATCACACAGGCATGTTCGACTTGGGTGGTAATGATGTGTTTGCGATCGCTTTGAGCTGCAAGAGCTGCACGAATGGCAGTGTTGTTTCCTTCAGAGCCACAACTGGTGAAGATGATTTCTGAAGGCTCGGCTCCGAGGAGTTCGGCAACTTGCGATCGCGCTGTTTGAATCGCCTTACCTACTTGTCCACCAAAGGTGTGCATACTCGAAGGATTGCCATAGTAGGTGGTCAGATAAGGAAGCATTGCTTCAACAACGAGAGGATCGATTCGGGTTGTCGCGTTGTTGTCAAGATAGATTGTCTCTACGCTCATGCTGTCACTTCCTGCCATCTTTGGGCTTTTGCCTGAATTTTGGTTTGCAAGTCTGCAACTAAGCGATCGTGAGTGGCAAACCATTTTTCCCAATAGGGATTAGAGTCTTTAAGCATTACCAAATGCTGCTGATCGCTGGGAATTACACCAAAAATGTAATTGCTAGAACAAGCTAAAATACCTTGGGACAAACTGGACTGAAGACAGCTATTGCAGAGGTTCTGTTCAATCAAGTAACGTCCATTCGCATCCTGTTGAATCGCTCCCTTAGGACAATGGGATTGGCAAACTTCCCAAGAGATATATTGTTGGTCAACTGTGTAAGGCATGGCTAGACTCCTGTTGTTGTAGAAATTTAGGAAACTTAGCGTAAAGGCAGTTATGACAAAGATTCTGATCGATTAGATAATGTCCGTTAGGACTTTTTTGAATAGCTGCTCTTGGACATTGGGAAAGGCAAACTTCCCAGTAGATTTCTTGATTTTCAAGCTTATAGGGCATGACGATACTCCTGATAGCTGTAGATCTTGTTAGTAGGAAACTTAATAGGGAGCTTGTTCTAGAAGC from Pseudanabaena sp. BC1403 encodes the following:
- the nifS gene encoding cysteine desulfurase NifS; the protein is MSVETIYLDNNATTRIDPLVVEAMLPYLTTYYGNPSSMHTFGGQVGKAIQTARSQVAELLGAEPSEIIFTSCGSEGNNTAIRAALAAQSDRKHIITTQVEHACVMNVCKQLEKQGYTVTYLSVDRKGLIDLSELEAALTGNTALVTTMYANNETGTIFPIEQIGSLAKEYGATFHVDAVQAVGKIPLNLKNSTIDLLTLSGHKLHAPKGVGALYVRRGYRFRPFILGGHQERGRRAGTENVAGIVALGKAAELELIHLPNAVQHEKKLRDRLEKVLLSTIADCEVNGDPKNRLPNTTNIGFKFIEGEAILLSLDRYGICASSGSACTSGSLEPSHVLRAMGLPYTILHGSIRFSLSRYTTDAEIDHVLEVMPSIIDRLRALSPFNSDAAGWLQEREEALVK